The Mytilus galloprovincialis chromosome 7, xbMytGall1.hap1.1, whole genome shotgun sequence genome has a window encoding:
- the LOC143083937 gene encoding RING finger protein 145-like, whose protein sequence is MIGKMRDHGSTIVGTLQRLPLLFLMDALLSMYATQMISTSVLYMYLAIAVFLLLLTKEQLGKIYKSLVCFLFIISMWPASSENHIWNTLTRLTAKYQTFLTMTKESPQILLYYLLGMAFLSIATCLKMMSLISKLCVYFPRRLAIIGICLKVVYILGDTMTGVFAPEFLNHVWVSLYHVALIILTYHLFNINMSIYLILLQIYYRIYWPNTQYFVINLIIFSVMGKIDKERVLCLLKNRITEIQQDYVSIMKNRIVYVLLPYAIVLTISIPILLYSNNIIQAGTIFMTTITIMCTTNIGTVAFITIITHFCFIFPKITIWFLRGRKYGINTSELLTPAFVLGILAIQSFHSDVKSHGMMMCFGIFLVASTVLEEVHKIVDSFLLELGASGGGITKTCKAVTIIIALIICPIWVVMKFYEIGFDLGIIWFLVATSSWISVCIDSVGSLSVYLLLVLDSFKSEPIEHLDEIMYGIRAAIGIVHIGFGLLQICFLTWNITTIQWSWFSCIILAILVYTTYERVTNGWNEFQRRRTAVHRLSFLPNATQEQLLVFNDVCAICLRDMTSAKITPCNHFFHESCLKKWSYIKETCPMCNAIINTD, encoded by the exons ATGATAG GTAAAATGAGAGATCACGGAAGTACCATTGTTGGAACGTTACAACGATTGCCGTTACTGTTCTTGATGGATGCTCTACTAAGCATGTATGCAACTCAAATGATATCAACATCCGTTTTATACATGT ATTTGGCAATTGCTGTCTTTTTACTTCTGCTGACCAAAGAACAACTCGGAAAAATATACAAGAGTTTGGTTTGCTTTCTTTTCATAATATCGATGTGGCCTGCTTCTTCGGAAAACCACATATGGAACACCCTTACTAGATTGACAGCAAAATATCAAACGTTTTTGACAATGACGAAGGAATCACCGCAAATACTGTTGTATTACCTCCTTGGAATGGCGTTTTTGTCCATTGCTACTTGCTTAAAAATGATGAGTTTGATATCAAAATTGTGCGTGTATTTTCCCAGAAGACTAGCGATAATTGGAATTTGTTTAAAAGTAGTGTATATCTTAGGTGATACAATGACTGGCGTATTCGCACCGGAATTTCTTAATCATGTTTGGGTCAGTTTGTATCATGTTGCTTTAATCATTTTGACGTATCACTTATTTAACATAAACATGAGTATTTATCTAATTTTACTGCAAATATACTACAGGATTTACTGGCCGAACACACAGTATTTTGTTATTAACcttattattttttctgttatgGGTAAAATTGATAAAGAACGAGTACTGTGTTTGCTAAAAAATAGAATAACTGAAATCCAACAAGATTATGTGAGCATAATGAAAAACAGAATTGTTTACGTTCTCCTTCCTTATGCAATTGTGTTGACAATTTCTATCCCAATATTGTTATACAGCAATAACATTATCCAAGCTGGGACTATTTTTATGACAACAATCACCATAATGTGTACGACCAATATAGGAACGGTTGCCTTTATAACAATAATTACTCACTTCTGTTTTATTTTTCCGAAAATAACTATTTGGTTTCTACGTGGGCGTAAGTACGGAATTAATACCTCGGAGCTCTTAACACCTGCCTTTGTCTTGGGTATCTTAGCAATCCAGTCATTTCACAGTGATGTAAAATCTCATGGTATGATGATGTGTTTTGGCATTTTTCTTGTTGCTAGTACTGTTCTAGAAGAAGTACACAAGATTGTTGATTCGTTTTTGCTGGAACTTGGAGCATCGGGAGGTGGAATTACAAAGACATGCAAAGCGGTAACAATTATCATTGCATTGATAATATGTCCAATTTGGGTGGTtatgaaattttatgaaattggaTTTGATTTAGGGATAATATGGTTTCTTGTAGCTACTTCATCCTGGATATCTGTGTGCATTGATTCAGTAGGGTCTCTGTCAGTTTACCTCTTGTTGGTTTTAGATAGCTTTAAATCGGAACCAATTGAACATTTAGATGAAATAATGTATGGCATTCGTGCTGCCATCGGAATAGTGCATATAGGGTTTGGACTTCTTCAAATATGCTTTCTCACGTGGAATATAACCACGATTCAATGGAGCTGGTTTAGTTGTATTATACTAGCCATTCTTGTTTACACTACTTATGAGCGAGTAACCAACGGATGGAACGAATTTCAAAGGCGTCGAACTGCAGTTCATAGACTGTCATTTCTACCAAATGCAACACAAGAACAGCTACTTGTTTTCAACGATGTCTGTGCCATCTGCCTTCGTGATATGACATCAGCCAAGATTACTCCCTGTAATCATTTCTTTCACGAATCATGTTTGAAAAAGTGGTCGTACATTAAAGAAACGTGTCCAATGTGCAATGCCATCATTAATACTGATTAG